A genomic window from Algoriphagus sp. Y33 includes:
- a CDS encoding RagB/SusD family nutrient uptake outer membrane protein → MKKYLILFSGLLIFSSCADYLDVRPESQIEKEVLFSTEYGFFEALNGVYVRGTEGDIYGNELTFGSLDVLAQNYSMTNGSNTLAETYAETADFNYLDNSFVTRKNSIWNGLYNAIGNCNLILENIDEKEDVFTNALYAPLIKGEAKALRAYLHFDLLRLFAPSFLNNPAAPAIPYVVNYSTEVTPQSTVSEVLDLIIAELLEARTLLESDPILTDSYMVGYTYNNDFDGLPDDGSNEEQGNDLFIQNRRHRMNYYAVCAELARVYLYKDDKVNALKYALEVIESGKFPWTDKNDFTADDDELKDRILYKELIFGWYIPARENDLRNRFENIATSTAIVSAEGNILYETGGVGADDFRFKEWMKQESDGITTKLLLMKFKRDGNANLHSLMAPALRLSEMYYIAAECSFDSDPEMAWGYFNTVRFNRGIGTEIHNETDYEFFISELIKEARKEFYGEGQIFYMYKRLNRDILTQSGGTIAAGDQVFVWPLPDDEIVFGDRD, encoded by the coding sequence ATGAAAAAATACCTGATATTATTCTCGGGCCTACTCATTTTCTCTTCATGTGCGGATTATCTGGATGTGAGACCGGAGTCCCAAATTGAAAAGGAGGTTTTGTTCAGCACCGAATATGGTTTTTTTGAAGCACTTAATGGTGTGTATGTAAGAGGTACTGAAGGCGATATATATGGCAATGAACTTACTTTCGGTTCTCTTGACGTTTTGGCCCAGAATTATTCCATGACCAATGGTTCCAATACCTTGGCAGAAACCTATGCAGAGACGGCCGATTTCAACTACCTGGACAATTCTTTTGTGACCAGAAAGAATAGCATCTGGAATGGATTGTACAATGCTATTGGGAATTGTAACCTCATTCTTGAAAATATTGATGAAAAAGAAGATGTGTTTACAAATGCACTTTATGCCCCATTGATAAAAGGTGAGGCCAAAGCCCTGAGAGCTTACCTTCATTTTGATTTGCTACGGTTGTTTGCACCATCTTTTCTAAATAATCCTGCCGCACCTGCTATCCCTTATGTGGTCAATTATTCTACCGAGGTTACACCACAATCCACCGTATCTGAAGTGTTGGATCTGATCATTGCTGAATTGCTTGAAGCAAGAACATTGTTAGAATCTGATCCAATTTTAACAGATAGCTATATGGTAGGCTACACTTACAATAATGATTTTGATGGCCTGCCGGATGATGGCTCCAATGAAGAGCAGGGCAACGATCTGTTTATTCAAAACCGAAGGCACAGAATGAACTACTACGCCGTCTGTGCGGAGTTGGCAAGGGTGTACTTGTATAAAGACGATAAGGTAAATGCGCTCAAATATGCATTGGAGGTTATTGAGTCGGGTAAGTTTCCGTGGACAGATAAAAACGATTTTACAGCAGATGACGATGAACTCAAGGATCGGATCCTTTATAAAGAATTGATTTTCGGATGGTATATACCGGCCAGGGAGAATGATTTGAGAAACAGATTTGAAAATATCGCTACCAGTACTGCTATTGTATCGGCAGAAGGTAATATCCTTTATGAAACAGGTGGTGTAGGTGCGGATGACTTTAGATTCAAAGAATGGATGAAGCAAGAAAGTGACGGGATAACCACAAAACTACTGCTTATGAAATTCAAACGTGACGGAAATGCAAATCTACACAGTTTGATGGCTCCTGCATTGCGTTTGAGCGAGATGTATTATATCGCTGCGGAATGCAGTTTTGATTCTGATCCGGAAATGGCGTGGGGATACTTCAACACAGTTAGATTTAATCGCGGTATAGGGACGGAGATTCATAATGAAACTGACTATGAGTTTTTTATATCCGAGCTAATTAAGGAGGCACGCAAGGAGTTTTATGGAGAAGGCCAGATATTTTATATGTACAAGAGATTGAACCGGGATATCCTGACCCAGTCGGGAGGGACTATTGCTGCGGGCGATCAGGTGTTTGTTTGGCCTTTGCCTGATGATGAAATTGTTTTTGGAGACAGAGATTGA